A part of Caretta caretta isolate rCarCar2 chromosome 1, rCarCar1.hap1, whole genome shotgun sequence genomic DNA contains:
- the TMSB4X gene encoding thymosin beta-4 → MSDKPDMAEIEKFDKTKLKKTETQEKNSLPSKETIEQEKQAGES, encoded by the exons ATGTCCGACAAACCAGATATGGCTGAAATTGAGAAATTTGACAAGACTAAATTGAAGAAAACAGAAACGCAGGAGAAAAATTCACTGCCTTCAAAAGAAA caattgAACAGGAGAAGCAAGCGGGTGAATCGTAA